One Capsicum annuum cultivar UCD-10X-F1 chromosome 2, UCD10Xv1.1, whole genome shotgun sequence genomic window carries:
- the LOC107859857 gene encoding L-ascorbate peroxidase 3 isoform X1, which produces MAAPIVDAEYLKEIDKARRDLRALISGKNCAPIMLRLAWHDAGTYDSSTKTGGPDGSIRNEVEYKHAANNGLKIAIDFCEEIKARHPKITYADLYQLAGVVAVEVTGGPTIDFVPGRKDSSSSPEEGRLPDAKQGPPHLRDVFYRMGLSDKDIVALSGGHTLGRAHPERSGFEGPWTKEPLKFDNSYFVELLKEDSKDLLKLPTDKALVEDPQFRRYVELYARDEEAFFRDYAVSHKKLSELGFTPPSSCFKLAVKTSTVLAQGVVGVAVAAAVVIFSYFYEVNRRIKY; this is translated from the exons ATGGCAGCACCAATAGTGGACGCAGAGTATTTGAAGGAGATAGACAAGGCACGAAGAGATCTCCGAGCTCTTATCTCCGGCAAAAACTGTGCTCCTATTATGCTTCGTCTAGC GTGGCATGATGCAGGAACCTATGATTCTTCAACAAAGACTGGAGGACCTGATGGATCAATTAGGAATGAGGTCGAGTATAAGCATGCCGCTAACAACGGTCTAAAAATCGCAATTGATTTTTGCG AAGAAATTAAGGCCAGACATCCTAAAATTACGTATGCTGACCTCTATCAG CTTGCTGGAGTTGTTGCTGTTGAAGTAACTGGAGGTCCTACCATTGATTTCGTCCCTGGTAGAAAG GATTCATCAAGTTCACCAGAAGAAGGGCGCCTTCCTGATGCCAAACAAG GTCCACCACACTTGAGGGATGTCTTTTACAGAATGGGACTCTCTGACAAAGATATAGTGGCATTGTCTGGAGGCCACACACTG GGAAGAGCACATCCAGAGAGATCTGGCTTTGAGGGCCCTTGGACTAAAGAGCCTTTGAAATTTGACAATTCATACTTTGT GGAGCTCCTCAAGGAGGATTCAAAAGATCTCTTGAAACTTCCCACTGACAAAGCTTTGGTTGAAGATCCACAATTCCGCCGTTATGTGGAACTTTATGCAAGG GACGAAGAAGCTTTCTTCAGAGACTATGCGGTGTCGCACAAGAAGCTCTCAGAGCTTGGATTCACACCTCCTTCATCTTGCTTCAAGTTAGCAGTAAAGACCAGCACAGTGTTGGCACAAGGTGTCGTTGGAGTTGCTGTTGCAGCAGCTGTTGTAATATTCAGTTACTTTTATGAAGTCAACAGGAGAATCAAGTATTAG
- the LOC107859857 gene encoding L-ascorbate peroxidase 3 isoform X2: MAAPIVDAEYLKEIDKARRDLRALISGKNCAPIMLRLAWHDAGTYDSSTKTGGPDGSIRNEVEYKHAANNGLKIAIDFCEEIKARHPKITYADLYQLAGVVAVEVTGGPTIDFVPGRKDSSSSPEEGRLPDAKQGPPHLRDVFYRMGLSDKDIVALSGGHTLGRAHPERSGFEGPWTKEPLKFDNSYFVTKKLSSETMRCRTRSSQSLDSHLLHLASS, encoded by the exons ATGGCAGCACCAATAGTGGACGCAGAGTATTTGAAGGAGATAGACAAGGCACGAAGAGATCTCCGAGCTCTTATCTCCGGCAAAAACTGTGCTCCTATTATGCTTCGTCTAGC GTGGCATGATGCAGGAACCTATGATTCTTCAACAAAGACTGGAGGACCTGATGGATCAATTAGGAATGAGGTCGAGTATAAGCATGCCGCTAACAACGGTCTAAAAATCGCAATTGATTTTTGCG AAGAAATTAAGGCCAGACATCCTAAAATTACGTATGCTGACCTCTATCAG CTTGCTGGAGTTGTTGCTGTTGAAGTAACTGGAGGTCCTACCATTGATTTCGTCCCTGGTAGAAAG GATTCATCAAGTTCACCAGAAGAAGGGCGCCTTCCTGATGCCAAACAAG GTCCACCACACTTGAGGGATGTCTTTTACAGAATGGGACTCTCTGACAAAGATATAGTGGCATTGTCTGGAGGCCACACACTG GGAAGAGCACATCCAGAGAGATCTGGCTTTGAGGGCCCTTGGACTAAAGAGCCTTTGAAATTTGACAATTCATACTTTGT GACGAAGAAGCTTTCTTCAGAGACTATGCGGTGTCGCACAAGAAGCTCTCAGAGCTTGGATTCACACCTCCTTCATCTTGCTTCAAGTTAG